In Gemmata obscuriglobus, a single genomic region encodes these proteins:
- a CDS encoding FeoB-associated Cys-rich membrane protein: MSTTVQLIGVGVVVACAVGYVLRATWKTWFVARPGCGSGCGKCAAPAPEPAVKGRTPLPMA, from the coding sequence GTGTCCACAACAGTTCAGTTGATCGGTGTCGGCGTCGTGGTCGCGTGCGCGGTCGGGTACGTGCTGCGCGCGACCTGGAAAACGTGGTTCGTCGCGCGGCCCGGGTGCGGGTCGGGGTGCGGCAAGTGCGCCGCGCCGGCACCGGAGCCCGCGGTAAAGGGCCGCACGCCGCTGCCGATGGCGTGA
- the feoB gene encoding ferrous iron transport protein B translates to MTTATLSVALVGNPNAGKSTLFNALSGLRQRIGNYPGVTVEMKKGECRVGEATLALIDLPGTYSLAARSPDEMVAVDLLLGRRPEEPRPSVIVSVVDATNLDRHLYLTSQLLDLGVPVVVAVNMIDAAQAQGLVTNYAKLAVALGVPVVPIQANSGAGLPELTQTVLAAAAAPATRGVEFPPAFEEVAHQLQKELSDEIPAVLVRRALIDVNGYTEQWLAGHYGEGLRAKLLGARERLSAAGHAVPGVEARARFGWVRAAVAAAVTKPAVAPVTWTDRIDAVLTHRLWGTGVFLVVMFLMFQSIFLWAKPLMELIGGGPNWVAKGAEGVLPAGPFRALLTDGVIKGVGGVLVFLPQIMILFGFIAVLEDCGYMARAAFLMDRVMSRCGLSGKSFIPMLSSVACAVPGIMATRVIENRRDRLATILVSPLMSCSARLPVYILLTAAFVAKPGAPAWLPGLVLFAMYMVGFTVAPLVALALKRTLLRGAPPVFVMELPSYRRPKLTSILRRMGEAGWSFVTRAGTVILAAMIIVWALLYFPYTNAVGESYPERIERAEDAVKEGADRLKELKGKEDATEEEKAEREKLEAAAGLPDKLNGEWKRDSFLGRAGHRMEPVFEPLGWDWKIGVAAMASFPAREVIVGTFGLLYDVGEVDTGAIADTDADDEAKEKVEGLTKALQEDWAQDPVRGKYGVPVALSIMVFFALCAQCAATLATIKRETKSWLWPAFTFVYMTALAYLGAMATFQLGRLIVG, encoded by the coding sequence ATGACAACCGCAACGCTCTCCGTGGCCCTGGTCGGGAACCCGAACGCCGGGAAATCGACCTTGTTCAACGCCCTCTCCGGGCTGCGCCAGCGGATCGGGAATTATCCCGGCGTCACGGTCGAAATGAAGAAGGGTGAGTGCCGCGTCGGCGAGGCGACGCTCGCCCTCATCGACCTGCCCGGGACGTACAGCCTCGCGGCCCGTAGCCCCGACGAGATGGTCGCGGTCGACCTGCTGCTCGGCCGGCGCCCCGAAGAGCCCCGCCCGTCAGTCATCGTCTCCGTGGTCGACGCCACCAACCTGGACCGCCACCTCTACCTGACGAGCCAGTTGCTCGACCTCGGCGTCCCGGTCGTTGTGGCCGTGAACATGATCGACGCGGCCCAGGCGCAGGGATTGGTGACCAACTACGCCAAGCTCGCGGTGGCGCTGGGCGTCCCGGTGGTGCCGATCCAGGCCAACAGCGGCGCCGGGCTGCCCGAACTCACGCAAACGGTCCTCGCGGCGGCGGCGGCCCCCGCCACGCGCGGGGTCGAGTTCCCGCCGGCGTTCGAGGAGGTGGCGCACCAGCTCCAAAAAGAACTCAGCGACGAGATACCGGCGGTGCTCGTGCGCCGGGCGCTGATCGACGTGAACGGGTACACCGAGCAGTGGCTCGCGGGGCACTACGGTGAGGGGCTCCGGGCGAAGCTCCTGGGGGCGCGCGAGCGGCTGAGCGCGGCCGGGCACGCGGTGCCCGGGGTGGAAGCGCGAGCGCGGTTCGGCTGGGTCCGCGCCGCGGTCGCGGCGGCCGTCACGAAGCCCGCGGTGGCGCCCGTCACCTGGACCGACCGGATCGACGCGGTGCTCACCCACCGGCTCTGGGGCACGGGCGTGTTCTTGGTCGTGATGTTCCTCATGTTCCAGTCGATCTTCCTGTGGGCGAAACCGCTCATGGAACTGATCGGCGGCGGCCCGAACTGGGTCGCGAAGGGCGCCGAGGGCGTTCTGCCCGCCGGGCCGTTCCGCGCGCTGCTCACGGACGGGGTTATCAAGGGCGTCGGCGGCGTGCTGGTGTTCCTCCCGCAGATCATGATCCTGTTCGGGTTCATTGCGGTCCTGGAGGACTGCGGGTACATGGCCCGCGCCGCGTTCCTCATGGACCGCGTTATGAGCCGGTGCGGGCTGAGCGGCAAGTCGTTCATCCCGATGCTGTCGAGCGTGGCGTGTGCCGTCCCCGGGATCATGGCGACGCGGGTGATCGAGAACCGCCGGGACCGGCTCGCGACGATCCTCGTGTCTCCGCTGATGAGCTGCTCCGCGCGGCTACCGGTGTACATCCTGCTCACCGCGGCGTTCGTCGCCAAACCGGGAGCGCCCGCGTGGCTCCCCGGGCTGGTACTGTTCGCGATGTACATGGTCGGCTTCACGGTGGCCCCGCTCGTTGCCCTGGCGCTGAAGCGGACGCTGCTCCGGGGCGCCCCGCCGGTGTTCGTGATGGAGTTGCCGTCGTACCGTCGCCCGAAGCTCACTTCGATCCTGCGACGGATGGGCGAGGCGGGCTGGTCGTTCGTAACGCGGGCGGGAACGGTCATTCTGGCGGCCATGATCATCGTGTGGGCGCTGCTGTACTTCCCGTACACGAACGCGGTCGGGGAGTCGTACCCGGAACGCATCGAGCGGGCCGAAGACGCGGTGAAAGAGGGCGCCGACCGGCTCAAAGAGCTGAAGGGCAAGGAGGACGCGACGGAAGAAGAGAAAGCGGAGCGGGAGAAGCTCGAAGCCGCGGCGGGGCTGCCGGACAAACTCAACGGCGAGTGGAAGCGGGACAGCTTCTTGGGGCGGGCCGGGCACCGGATGGAGCCGGTCTTCGAGCCGCTCGGGTGGGACTGGAAGATCGGCGTGGCCGCGATGGCGAGTTTCCCGGCCCGCGAGGTGATCGTCGGTACGTTCGGGCTGCTCTACGACGTCGGCGAGGTCGATACGGGCGCGATCGCCGACACGGACGCCGACGACGAGGCGAAGGAGAAGGTCGAGGGGCTCACGAAGGCCCTCCAGGAGGATTGGGCGCAGGACCCGGTGCGCGGCAAGTACGGGGTGCCGGTGGCGCTGTCGATCATGGTGTTCTTCGCGCTGTGCGCGCAATGCGCCGCAACCCTCGCCACCATCAAACGCGAGACCAAAAGCTGGCTGTGGCCGGCGTTCACGTTCGTCTACATGACCGCCCTCGCGTACCTGGGGGCGATGGCCACGTTCCAGCTAGGGCGGTTAATCGTGGGGTGA
- a CDS encoding FeoA family protein, whose translation MSTLADLSPGQRAEVVSVSGDPALVQRLYEFGLLEGEQVEVLARAPLGDPIEIGLGRSRLSLRKSDAAGIAIKVLGGG comes from the coding sequence ATGTCCACACTTGCCGACCTTTCTCCCGGGCAGCGGGCCGAAGTGGTGTCCGTATCCGGCGACCCGGCCCTGGTTCAGCGCCTCTACGAGTTCGGCCTGCTGGAAGGCGAACAGGTCGAGGTGCTCGCCCGCGCGCCTCTCGGCGACCCGATCGAAATCGGCCTGGGCCGTTCCCGCCTCAGCCTCCGCAAGAGCGACGCCGCCGGCATCGCTATCAAAGTGCTGGGTGGTGGGTGA
- a CDS encoding FeoA family protein has translation MLLPLDMLSAGDWAEVAEVSGRPEWVGRLAELGIRQGCRLQVVQPGATCLLNVSGCKLCLRGADSAQILVRPVAG, from the coding sequence ATGTTGTTGCCGCTCGACATGCTGAGCGCCGGCGATTGGGCTGAGGTCGCCGAGGTGAGCGGTCGACCCGAATGGGTCGGTCGCCTCGCCGAACTCGGCATCCGCCAAGGTTGTCGGCTGCAGGTGGTACAACCTGGCGCGACCTGTCTGCTGAACGTCTCGGGGTGCAAGCTCTGCCTCCGCGGGGCTGACAGCGCGCAAATCCTGGTGCGCCCGGTGGCGGGCTGA
- a CDS encoding PhoH family protein: protein MPDLLPTTRTVVIEDRDEAVLLFGTRDQYLRALRDAFGVKATYRNPELRIEGSSEGAEQFERALQQVRQVVRKRGRLEERDVTGVIEVIKGATARGASPLAATEVGRNLRTRTDGQGRYVQALQSNDAVICVGPAGSGKTYLAVAWAVSLLNTKKVKKIVLVRPAVEAGERLGFLPGDLVAKISPYLRPLYDALADMMEPDTVKKYMESEVIEILPLAYMRGRTLSHACIILDEGQNATCEQMKMFLTRMGTNSRVIVTGDMTQIDLPRTVRSGLADAVQRLKDVEGLAVVHLEQADIVRNPLVTRIVKAYEDDASKARKPGT from the coding sequence ATGCCCGATTTGCTACCGACGACTCGCACCGTTGTCATTGAAGATCGCGACGAGGCCGTGCTCCTGTTCGGCACCCGCGACCAGTACCTGCGCGCCCTGCGCGACGCCTTCGGCGTGAAGGCCACGTACCGCAACCCCGAACTCCGGATCGAGGGATCGTCCGAGGGCGCGGAGCAGTTCGAGCGGGCGCTGCAGCAGGTGCGGCAGGTGGTCCGCAAGCGGGGCCGGCTCGAAGAGCGCGACGTGACCGGGGTGATCGAGGTCATCAAGGGTGCCACGGCGCGCGGCGCGTCGCCGCTCGCGGCGACCGAGGTGGGCCGGAACCTGCGCACCCGGACCGACGGCCAGGGCCGGTACGTCCAGGCGCTCCAGTCCAACGACGCCGTGATCTGCGTCGGCCCGGCCGGGAGCGGGAAAACCTACCTCGCGGTCGCGTGGGCGGTGTCACTGCTTAACACGAAGAAGGTTAAGAAGATCGTTCTCGTGCGCCCGGCGGTCGAGGCCGGCGAGCGGCTCGGGTTCCTGCCCGGAGACCTCGTCGCGAAGATCAGCCCGTACCTGCGCCCGCTCTACGACGCGCTGGCGGACATGATGGAGCCCGACACCGTCAAGAAGTACATGGAGAGCGAGGTCATCGAGATCCTGCCGCTCGCGTACATGCGGGGCCGCACCCTGAGCCACGCGTGCATCATTCTGGACGAGGGGCAGAACGCGACCTGCGAGCAGATGAAGATGTTTCTGACCCGGATGGGCACCAACTCGCGTGTCATCGTGACGGGGGACATGACCCAGATCGACCTCCCGCGCACGGTTCGGAGCGGTCTGGCAGACGCGGTGCAGCGGTTGAAGGACGTGGAGGGACTGGCAGTCGTTCATCTGGAACAGGCCGACATCGTGCGGAACCCGTTGGTCACGCGCATCGTGAAAGCCTACGAGGACGACGCGTCGAAGGCCCGGAAACCGGGCACGTGA
- a CDS encoding phosphatidate cytidylyltransferase, whose translation MGSLLALGAAGVLFGDSWLAKSGFAWFPFLFAFLMLVGVLAPRELVRLFPPAQRPSEPLVTTGVILALLANWYPALRVQFSAAPASPWAMLVLVLGAALIGAFLLEMNRYTGERGALDRLGLTAFAMVYLGVLPCFFAQVRWLSRDADVSAAMLALVVFVPKCNDIGAFFTGTFLGRHKMTPTLSPKKTWEGFVGGALTGAAAAVGLSFTAPVFQYGAAEAAAFGLVVGLAGVFGDLAESLVKREGGAKDASKTIPGFGGVLDVVDSVLFAAPVAYLWFGLTAR comes from the coding sequence GTGGGTTCGCTTCTCGCGCTGGGGGCCGCGGGCGTGCTGTTCGGGGACTCGTGGCTCGCCAAAAGCGGGTTCGCGTGGTTCCCGTTCCTGTTCGCGTTCCTGATGTTGGTGGGCGTGCTCGCGCCGCGCGAACTCGTCCGGCTGTTCCCGCCCGCCCAGCGGCCGTCCGAGCCCCTCGTCACAACGGGCGTAATCCTGGCGCTGTTGGCCAACTGGTACCCCGCGCTGCGCGTACAATTCAGTGCCGCTCCGGCGTCCCCGTGGGCGATGCTGGTGCTGGTACTCGGCGCGGCGCTGATTGGGGCGTTTCTGCTCGAAATGAACCGGTACACCGGCGAGCGCGGCGCGCTCGATCGGCTCGGGCTGACGGCGTTCGCGATGGTGTACCTGGGCGTACTCCCGTGCTTCTTCGCCCAGGTGCGGTGGCTGTCGCGGGACGCGGACGTGTCCGCCGCGATGCTCGCGCTGGTGGTGTTCGTGCCGAAGTGCAACGACATCGGGGCGTTCTTCACCGGCACCTTCCTCGGGCGCCACAAGATGACGCCCACGCTCAGCCCGAAGAAGACGTGGGAGGGGTTCGTCGGCGGCGCACTGACCGGGGCCGCGGCCGCGGTCGGCCTGTCGTTTACGGCTCCGGTGTTCCAGTACGGTGCCGCCGAGGCCGCTGCGTTCGGGCTGGTCGTGGGACTGGCCGGGGTGTTCGGTGACCTCGCAGAGTCGCTCGTCAAACGTGAGGGCGGCGCGAAAGACGCGTCGAAGACCATTCCCGGGTTCGGCGGGGTGCTCGATGTGGTGGATTCCGTTCTGTTCGCGGCTCCGGTGGCGTACCTGTGGTTCGGATTGACCGCTCGGTAG
- the uppS gene encoding polyprenyl diphosphate synthase, producing MISTAHDPRVYAASLGLTPELLPRHIAIIMDGNGRWAQRQGKERADGHAQGAHSVDVITEECCRLGIGQLTLYCLSSENWKRPKPEIDFLMALLKQYLLAEREKIQRQNIRFAVIGRRAGLPDEVLAEIDENVRLTRHNTGLTLCLAINYGSRGEIVDAVQSLARRVRAGELAPEEIDERAISGALYTGGMPDPDLLVRTAGEMRVSNYLLWQISYAELWVTPKFWPEFDPPLLHSALRDYARRERRFGGLNTDAST from the coding sequence ATGATTTCAACCGCTCACGACCCGCGCGTTTACGCCGCCTCGCTCGGACTCACACCCGAGTTGCTGCCGCGCCACATCGCCATCATCATGGACGGTAACGGACGGTGGGCGCAGCGCCAGGGCAAGGAGCGCGCCGACGGGCACGCCCAGGGGGCGCACTCCGTCGATGTCATCACGGAGGAGTGCTGCCGGCTCGGGATCGGACAGCTCACGCTCTACTGCCTCAGCTCCGAGAACTGGAAGCGACCCAAGCCCGAAATCGACTTCCTGATGGCCCTGCTGAAGCAGTACCTCCTCGCCGAGCGCGAGAAGATTCAGCGGCAGAACATCCGGTTCGCGGTGATCGGGCGGCGCGCGGGGCTCCCCGACGAGGTCCTTGCCGAGATCGACGAGAACGTCCGGCTCACACGCCACAACACCGGGCTGACACTCTGCCTCGCCATTAACTACGGCAGCCGGGGCGAGATCGTGGACGCCGTTCAATCGCTCGCGCGGCGGGTGCGGGCCGGTGAACTCGCGCCCGAAGAGATCGACGAGCGGGCGATTTCCGGCGCGCTGTACACGGGCGGAATGCCGGACCCCGACCTGCTCGTTCGCACGGCGGGCGAGATGCGGGTCAGCAACTACCTGCTGTGGCAGATCTCCTACGCCGAACTCTGGGTGACGCCGAAGTTCTGGCCCGAGTTCGACCCGCCGCTGCTCCACTCCGCCCTCCGCGACTACGCGCGCCGCGAGCGCCGGTTCGGCGGGCTGAACACCGACGCTTCCACCTGA
- a CDS encoding adenylosuccinate synthase: MPGTCVVGLQWGDEAKGKIVDLLGDGFDLVVRYNGGANAGHTVVVNGKSFKLSLLPTGVIRPNVTSVIGNGVVVYPPRFIEEMESLAKGGIDLAGKLFVSDHAHVIFPYHMEEERVLESGTEGKIGTTGRGIGPCYQDKVGRRFAIRVGELLRPDHLRERLKFIVPHKNKVLAALSSGAKAFDADQLAAEYGAYAERLRPFVRDTALYLHDALKANKRFIFEAAQGSLLDVDHGTFPFVTSSSSLPSGIWGGTGVPAKFVQRIIGVVKAYTSRVGQGPFPTELDNELGQRIREIGNEYGTVTRRPRRVGWLDTVAVRHTAALSGADEITIMLLDVLSGLPELKICTGYELDGERIGYFPSDAYLLERVKPVYETVPGWSEDITKARALSDLPAAARRYIDRVAELVGLKVSVVSVGPDREQTIMV; this comes from the coding sequence ATGCCCGGTACGTGCGTGGTTGGGTTGCAGTGGGGTGACGAGGCCAAGGGCAAGATCGTTGACCTGCTCGGCGACGGGTTCGATCTGGTCGTGCGGTACAACGGTGGCGCCAACGCCGGGCACACCGTCGTCGTCAACGGCAAGAGCTTCAAGCTGTCCCTGCTGCCGACCGGGGTCATTCGGCCGAACGTGACGTCCGTGATCGGCAACGGCGTGGTGGTGTACCCGCCGCGGTTCATTGAGGAAATGGAATCGCTCGCGAAGGGGGGGATCGACCTCGCCGGCAAGCTGTTCGTGAGCGACCACGCGCACGTCATCTTCCCGTACCACATGGAAGAGGAGCGGGTCCTCGAAAGCGGCACCGAAGGCAAGATCGGCACAACCGGGCGCGGCATCGGGCCGTGCTACCAGGATAAGGTGGGGCGGCGGTTCGCCATCCGGGTCGGCGAACTGCTGCGGCCCGATCACCTGCGCGAGCGGCTGAAGTTCATCGTTCCGCACAAGAACAAGGTTCTGGCGGCACTTTCGAGCGGCGCGAAGGCGTTCGACGCCGATCAGCTCGCGGCGGAGTACGGGGCCTACGCGGAACGGCTGCGGCCGTTCGTGCGCGACACCGCCCTTTATCTGCACGATGCCCTGAAGGCGAACAAGCGGTTCATCTTCGAGGCCGCGCAGGGCAGTTTGCTCGACGTGGACCACGGCACGTTCCCGTTCGTGACCAGTTCGAGCAGCCTGCCATCTGGTATTTGGGGCGGCACCGGCGTGCCGGCCAAGTTCGTGCAGCGCATCATCGGCGTGGTGAAGGCGTACACGAGCCGCGTGGGGCAGGGGCCGTTCCCGACCGAACTCGACAACGAACTGGGGCAGCGCATTCGCGAGATCGGCAACGAGTACGGCACCGTCACACGGCGGCCCAGGCGGGTCGGGTGGCTCGACACGGTCGCGGTGCGCCACACGGCGGCCCTTTCGGGCGCGGACGAGATCACCATCATGCTGCTCGACGTGCTGAGCGGGTTGCCGGAACTGAAGATCTGCACCGGCTACGAACTGGACGGCGAACGGATCGGCTACTTCCCGAGCGACGCCTACCTGCTCGAGCGCGTGAAGCCCGTGTACGAGACGGTACCGGGCTGGTCCGAGGACATCACCAAGGCGCGGGCGCTGTCGGACCTGCCCGCGGCGGCCCGGCGGTACATCGATCGTGTGGCGGAACTGGTCGGCTTGAAGGTGTCAGTCGTGTCCGTCGGTCCGGACCGCGAACAGACCATCATGGTGTAA
- a CDS encoding SDR family oxidoreductase yields MKVVVIGGSGLIGKKLVPLLRGAGHEAVPASPSSGVNALTGEGLAAALTSADVVVDVSNSPSFADDAVMSFFDASTRNLLTAASAAGVRHYVALSVVGADRLPDSGYMRAKVAQENLLKAGSVPYTIVRATQFFEFLGAIAGTGAGEVRQPTAPMQPVAADDVAAALAAIAADAPVNGTVELAGPESLSIAAFVEKFLAASGQPRSVIADPQARYFGAALDERGLNPGPNPRLGPTRFEEWAARAGLKG; encoded by the coding sequence ATGAAAGTAGTCGTAATTGGTGGCAGCGGGCTCATCGGGAAGAAGCTGGTACCGCTCCTCCGCGGCGCGGGGCACGAGGCCGTACCGGCGTCTCCGTCGTCCGGCGTCAACGCGCTGACCGGCGAGGGATTGGCGGCGGCCTTGACGAGCGCGGACGTTGTGGTGGACGTGTCGAACTCGCCGTCGTTTGCGGACGACGCGGTGATGTCCTTCTTTGACGCCTCGACGCGGAACCTGTTGACCGCGGCGTCGGCCGCCGGCGTGCGGCACTACGTGGCCCTGTCGGTTGTCGGGGCCGATCGGCTGCCCGACAGCGGGTACATGCGGGCGAAAGTGGCGCAGGAGAACCTGCTCAAGGCGGGATCGGTGCCCTACACGATCGTCCGGGCGACGCAATTCTTCGAGTTCCTCGGCGCGATCGCCGGAACGGGCGCCGGTGAGGTTCGTCAGCCAACAGCGCCGATGCAGCCCGTGGCGGCTGACGACGTGGCCGCGGCGCTGGCCGCAATCGCGGCGGACGCGCCGGTCAACGGGACGGTCGAACTGGCCGGTCCGGAGTCGCTTTCGATCGCGGCGTTCGTGGAGAAGTTCCTGGCCGCGAGTGGGCAGCCGCGTTCCGTGATCGCAGACCCACAGGCTCGCTACTTCGGGGCGGCGCTGGACGAGCGCGGGCTGAACCCGGGGCCGAACCCCCGCCTCGGTCCGACGCGGTTCGAGGAGTGGGCCGCCCGTGCGGGCTTGAAGGGGTGA
- the dacB gene encoding D-alanyl-D-alanine carboxypeptidase/D-alanyl-D-alanine endopeptidase — protein MLRVCPLVAAALVVVLGTVPAPAAPPDGLAEKLEAITGAPDYKHASWGILIVDAKTGGTVYARNPDAMLAPASVTKLFTCAAALVTLGPDHKRETAVYQRGIVLKGTLRGDLVLVASGDLMLGGRTKDGRTVFKDKDHTYANGGFGDCEVTDTDPLAGLNALAKQVKDAGINEINGEVLIDDRLFARTRGSGSGPDAVTPIVVNDNAIDVVVTPGEKEGAPATVTMRPETSLYTMDATVSTAAAGATANIQLIPIGATQFAVRGTVPVGGKPQLRVFNVDEPASFARALFVEALRRAGVRAQCAVLRPGAVLLPPKADYEKLPKVAALASAPFKDTVTVTLKVSHNLYASAIPCLLAVAQGASTLDAGLKEERAVLKDLGVDTNAISFGGGAGGAQSDYVSARATVQLLQGMSKRSEWDAYKAALPILGVDGTLSDAVKDDSPARGKAHAKTGTLLWYDAANERFLLKSKALAGSLTTKNGKELLFCVMVNNVPLPKGVISSREGKMLGKLCEVLHEHGP, from the coding sequence GTGCTTCGCGTTTGCCCACTGGTCGCGGCCGCGCTGGTCGTGGTTCTCGGCACCGTTCCCGCCCCCGCCGCGCCCCCGGACGGGCTGGCCGAGAAGCTCGAAGCAATCACCGGCGCTCCGGATTACAAGCACGCTTCCTGGGGCATCCTGATCGTGGACGCCAAGACCGGGGGCACAGTTTACGCGCGCAACCCGGACGCGATGCTGGCCCCCGCCTCCGTGACGAAGCTCTTCACCTGTGCCGCCGCGCTGGTCACGCTGGGGCCGGACCACAAGCGGGAAACCGCCGTTTACCAGCGCGGCATCGTGCTCAAGGGCACGCTCCGCGGCGACCTCGTGCTCGTCGCGAGCGGCGACCTGATGCTCGGCGGGCGCACCAAGGACGGCAGAACCGTCTTCAAGGACAAAGACCACACCTACGCGAACGGCGGGTTCGGCGACTGCGAGGTCACCGACACCGACCCGCTCGCGGGCCTCAACGCCCTTGCCAAACAGGTCAAGGACGCCGGCATCAACGAGATTAACGGCGAGGTGCTGATCGACGACCGGCTGTTCGCCCGCACCCGCGGGAGCGGCAGCGGTCCGGACGCCGTCACCCCGATCGTGGTGAACGACAACGCGATCGATGTCGTCGTCACCCCCGGCGAAAAAGAGGGCGCCCCCGCGACGGTCACGATGCGCCCCGAAACCAGCTTGTACACGATGGACGCGACCGTGAGTACCGCCGCGGCGGGCGCCACAGCAAATATCCAGTTGATCCCCATCGGCGCCACGCAGTTCGCGGTGCGCGGCACGGTTCCGGTGGGCGGAAAGCCGCAGCTCCGCGTGTTCAACGTGGACGAACCGGCGTCGTTCGCCCGGGCGCTCTTCGTGGAGGCGCTCCGGCGGGCCGGCGTTCGCGCGCAGTGCGCGGTGCTGCGTCCCGGCGCGGTTCTCCTGCCTCCCAAAGCCGATTACGAGAAGCTGCCCAAGGTCGCGGCGCTCGCGTCGGCACCGTTCAAGGACACGGTCACGGTCACGCTCAAGGTGAGCCACAACCTGTACGCCAGCGCCATCCCCTGCTTGCTGGCGGTCGCTCAGGGGGCCAGCACACTCGACGCCGGTCTGAAGGAAGAGCGGGCGGTACTGAAGGACCTCGGCGTCGACACCAACGCGATCTCGTTCGGCGGCGGGGCCGGCGGCGCACAGTCCGACTACGTGAGCGCGCGGGCGACCGTGCAGCTACTTCAGGGCATGTCGAAGCGGTCCGAGTGGGACGCGTACAAAGCCGCACTGCCAATCCTTGGCGTTGACGGCACCTTGAGTGACGCCGTCAAAGACGACAGCCCGGCGCGCGGCAAGGCGCACGCCAAGACCGGCACGCTCCTCTGGTACGACGCGGCCAACGAGCGGTTCCTGCTGAAAAGCAAGGCTCTCGCCGGTTCGCTCACCACCAAGAACGGCAAGGAGCTGCTGTTCTGCGTGATGGTGAACAACGTCCCTCTGCCCAAGGGCGTGATATCCAGTCGGGAAGGCAAGATGCTCGGCAAGCTGTGCGAGGTGCTGCACGAACACGGCCCGTGA
- a CDS encoding glycoside hydrolase family 16 protein, translating into MHAVRFAGPIACAAAVAAAVSAFAPKAADADKAPVGWKLVWSDEFDGKEIDRTKWDFDLGNGFYNYDANQWISGWGNNELQYYTREPENAFVKDGALHIVAIKESYQGCGYTSARLKTRKRDGRSLFSKKYGRFEFRAKLPPGQGVWPALWMLPQSDKYGTWASSGEIDVMEAKGQEPTKVLGTLHYGSRWPNNAHASKTYTFPDQGTITDYHVYAVEWTPGEVRWSVDDTVAGTHSFWWSSSKLDGEKGARPKQEADLNPWPAPFDQEFYLVMNVAVGGNFLGKPDRTTKFPAEMLVDYVRVYDRVGGYGAAKPRGAGQLPFGK; encoded by the coding sequence ATGCACGCCGTTCGCTTCGCAGGACCGATAGCGTGTGCGGCCGCGGTCGCGGCGGCCGTTTCGGCGTTCGCGCCGAAAGCGGCGGACGCGGACAAGGCCCCGGTGGGTTGGAAGCTGGTGTGGTCCGACGAGTTCGACGGGAAGGAGATCGACCGGACGAAGTGGGACTTCGACCTCGGCAACGGGTTCTACAACTACGACGCCAACCAGTGGATCAGCGGTTGGGGCAACAACGAACTGCAGTACTACACGCGCGAGCCCGAGAACGCGTTCGTCAAAGACGGAGCGTTGCACATCGTCGCCATCAAGGAGTCGTACCAGGGGTGCGGGTACACGTCGGCACGGCTGAAGACCCGAAAGCGCGACGGCCGTTCGCTGTTCAGCAAAAAGTACGGCCGGTTCGAGTTCCGCGCGAAACTCCCGCCGGGGCAGGGGGTGTGGCCGGCGCTGTGGATGCTCCCGCAGAGCGACAAGTACGGCACCTGGGCGTCGTCGGGCGAGATCGACGTGATGGAAGCGAAGGGCCAGGAGCCGACGAAGGTGCTCGGAACGCTGCACTACGGCTCGCGCTGGCCCAACAACGCACACGCCAGCAAAACCTACACGTTCCCGGACCAGGGCACGATCACGGACTACCACGTGTACGCGGTCGAATGGACCCCGGGCGAGGTCCGCTGGTCGGTGGACGACACGGTGGCCGGCACACACTCGTTTTGGTGGAGCAGCAGCAAACTGGACGGCGAGAAGGGCGCACGCCCGAAGCAAGAAGCCGATCTGAACCCGTGGCCGGCGCCGTTCGACCAGGAGTTCTACCTCGTGATGAACGTCGCGGTGGGCGGCAACTTCCTGGGCAAGCCGGACAGGACGACGAAATTCCCCGCGGAGATGCTGGTCGATTACGTCCGGGTGTACGACAGGGTCGGCGGGTACGGCGCCGCCAAGCCGCGCGGCGCAGGCCAGTTGCCGTTCGGAAAGTGA
- a CDS encoding twin-arginine translocase TatA/TatE family subunit gives MSMHLFAFLPGIGPQELLLLALLGVLLFGRRLPELGRSLGKTVVEVKKGLRGIEDEVSEPSSSRQSVEPEPIKAPQRVTPSSTPKFDDSPAPSSAPPKM, from the coding sequence ATGTCCATGCATTTGTTTGCTTTTCTGCCAGGCATCGGGCCGCAAGAGCTGTTGCTGCTGGCCTTATTGGGGGTTTTGCTGTTCGGTCGCCGCCTGCCGGAACTGGGCCGATCACTCGGCAAGACGGTGGTGGAAGTGAAGAAAGGGCTGAGGGGAATCGAGGATGAAGTGAGCGAGCCGAGTTCGTCGCGCCAGTCTGTTGAGCCCGAACCGATCAAAGCACCCCAACGCGTGACGCCCTCGAGTACGCCAAAGTTCGATGATTCCCCGGCTCCTTCCAGCGCGCCGCCAAAGATGTAA